The following are from one region of the Paenibacillus sabinae T27 genome:
- a CDS encoding methyltransferase domain-containing protein: MNKSEAFSNTLEQYLNYTRMPWGRLFYETAWTQIDRFMTRTGMSVLDIGCGFGISSHEYARRGHKVTGIDPTKSMIEIATGQGSGAQFTCGSFENLADGLGTYEWIFCHNILEYTEDPKLFIEKIGAHQQEKGYLSLIAHNPAAKVMKKAIINKDPDSALAGMESNKEYSAIIQTDIMTYSFEQLSEWLREAGYGSVMRFGIHNVYGYIADNDIKQDEDWHRQAMELEFELGCRSPYREIAIFTHIVATK, translated from the coding sequence ATGAACAAATCAGAAGCCTTTTCGAACACGCTTGAGCAGTACCTGAACTATACAAGGATGCCATGGGGGCGGTTGTTCTATGAAACGGCATGGACGCAGATCGACCGGTTTATGACCCGGACTGGGATGTCAGTTTTGGATATCGGCTGCGGTTTCGGCATTTCCAGCCATGAATACGCAAGGCGAGGGCATAAGGTTACGGGTATTGATCCGACCAAATCCATGATTGAGATAGCGACGGGGCAGGGATCAGGTGCTCAATTTACATGCGGCTCTTTTGAGAATCTGGCGGATGGGCTGGGAACCTATGAATGGATTTTTTGCCACAATATATTGGAATATACGGAAGACCCGAAGCTATTTATTGAGAAAATCGGTGCTCATCAGCAGGAAAAAGGATATTTGTCGCTAATCGCGCACAATCCGGCGGCCAAAGTGATGAAAAAGGCGATCATTAACAAAGATCCGGACAGTGCTCTGGCGGGAATGGAAAGCAATAAAGAATATAGCGCAATCATTCAGACCGATATAATGACATATTCTTTTGAACAGCTATCCGAATGGTTGAGAGAAGCGGGATATGGGTCAGTCATGCGATTTGGTATTCATAATGTCTACGGGTACATAGCGGATAACGATATCAAGCAAGATGAAGATTGGCACCGCCAGGCGATGGAGCTGGAGTTTGAACTTGGATGCCGGAGCCCTTATCGGGAGATTGCGATATTCACGCATATCGTTGCCACGAAATGA
- a CDS encoding YdcF family protein has protein sequence MIYVIKFIYSFVLPPGIFVLLLTLLALWMLWKKQRGFAALLLTVTLLLYLSSIPLISDPLMRTLESKYSPPAQVQGDCLVVLGGGATQGTPDVDGEGNLGGSAANRLITAVRLHRQTGLPVLFSGGQVFADSGNEAYIARRQLIGLGVAEQNIIAENRSLNTAQNAEYTAALLKEHGLSRPVLITSAFHMPRAVAEFRRAGLTVQPYPTDYHASAVSAAAWYAGKLAPSPGAIETVGGVLKEYIGSLAVAFKGNK, from the coding sequence TTGATCTATGTCATCAAATTTATTTACAGCTTCGTGCTTCCTCCGGGAATCTTTGTCCTGCTTCTGACGCTTCTGGCATTGTGGATGCTATGGAAAAAACAGCGCGGCTTCGCAGCATTGCTGCTTACCGTAACGCTGCTTCTCTATTTGTCTTCGATTCCGCTGATCTCCGACCCGTTGATGCGGACGCTGGAATCGAAATACTCGCCCCCGGCGCAGGTGCAGGGCGATTGTCTGGTCGTGCTCGGGGGAGGAGCCACCCAGGGCACCCCCGATGTGGACGGCGAGGGCAATTTAGGCGGCTCGGCGGCGAACCGGCTGATCACAGCGGTACGGCTGCACCGCCAGACCGGACTGCCGGTGCTGTTCAGCGGTGGACAGGTGTTCGCTGACAGCGGCAACGAAGCCTATATTGCCCGCAGGCAGCTGATCGGGCTGGGAGTAGCCGAGCAGAACATCATCGCAGAGAATCGCTCGCTGAACACGGCGCAGAATGCCGAATACACGGCCGCGCTGCTCAAGGAACACGGGCTGAGCCGCCCGGTCCTGATTACCTCGGCTTTTCATATGCCGCGGGCGGTTGCCGAGTTCCGGCGGGCCGGACTTACGGTCCAGCCGTACCCGACCGATTATCATGCGAGCGCCGTATCTGCTGCGGCATGGTATGCGGGAAAGCTGGCGCCCAGCCCCGGAGCGATCGAAACGGTTGGGGGCGTTTTGAAGGAATACATCGGTTCACTGGCTGTGGCGTTTAAGGGGAACAAGTAG
- a CDS encoding Ger(x)C family spore germination protein: protein MKAKWICCLVILSGLPLLLTSCWNSRELNELAIVSGIGIDKLPGKEEYRVTFQLVNPSATSSSTGPGKEQSTIAVYSANDNTLFGAMRKASRKVSRQLFFAHTQLVILGESMAESGIDHVFDIFERSHELRLNSAVLISRDTDAASMMKQLQRAETIPSIGIAKKNKNSSHLWGENRYVNVKELISGFTGEGGMTISGIRLIGDKEEGKKKSDLEQTESSANIVMSGLGVLKDGKLVGWLDGSEARGTLWLLDKIDETTLNIDSEEKKESTAVNIFTSETKVKVDVRDGVPVFHVHILEEGTVIETKDTLELSNREVIRKLEDNLKKITKEEVTQAFQAAQRMNTDVFNFGNELKRVDSDGWKSVGKDWDHAFAKGELDIHVEAFIRNTGMRLNPFLSSE, encoded by the coding sequence ATGAAAGCTAAATGGATATGCTGTCTGGTTATTCTTTCAGGCCTGCCGCTGCTGCTCACAAGCTGTTGGAACAGTCGGGAATTGAATGAACTTGCTATCGTAAGCGGTATTGGAATTGATAAGCTCCCGGGAAAAGAGGAATACAGGGTTACATTTCAACTTGTAAATCCGTCAGCTACTTCATCGAGTACAGGACCCGGTAAGGAACAGTCTACAATAGCGGTCTACTCGGCAAACGACAATACTTTATTCGGGGCCATGAGGAAAGCCTCGAGGAAGGTGAGCAGGCAGCTTTTTTTTGCTCATACCCAGCTTGTCATCTTGGGAGAGTCCATGGCGGAAAGCGGAATTGATCATGTATTTGACATTTTCGAAAGGTCTCATGAACTCAGGCTTAACTCGGCTGTGCTTATATCGAGGGATACGGATGCCGCTTCCATGATGAAGCAATTGCAGCGGGCGGAGACCATTCCGTCTATAGGAATAGCCAAAAAAAACAAGAACTCATCCCATTTATGGGGAGAAAACCGGTATGTCAATGTTAAGGAGTTAATTAGCGGATTTACCGGGGAAGGAGGCATGACCATAAGCGGTATTCGGCTCATCGGAGATAAGGAGGAAGGCAAGAAGAAATCGGACCTTGAACAAACGGAGTCGTCGGCGAACATCGTAATGAGCGGACTGGGTGTGCTAAAGGACGGTAAGCTTGTCGGTTGGCTGGATGGTTCCGAGGCCAGAGGAACCTTGTGGCTGCTGGACAAAATTGATGAGACCACTTTAAATATTGACTCTGAAGAAAAAAAAGAGTCGACTGCCGTCAATATTTTTACTTCCGAAACCAAAGTCAAAGTAGATGTCCGGGATGGAGTGCCCGTCTTTCATGTGCATATTTTGGAGGAAGGAACTGTGATTGAAACCAAGGATACGCTGGAGCTTAGCAATAGGGAAGTGATCCGGAAGCTTGAAGATAACCTGAAGAAAATAACGAAAGAAGAGGTGACGCAGGCCTTTCAAGCCGCTCAGCGTATGAACACTGACGTCTTTAATTTCGGAAATGAGCTTAAGCGAGTAGACTCCGATGGTTGGAAATCAGTCGGGAAGGATTGGGATCATGCATTCGCCAAAGGAGAGCTGGATATCCATGTCGAAGCGTTCATCCGCAATACGGGCATGAGATTAAATCCGTTCCTGTCGTCTGAATAG
- a CDS encoding GerAB/ArcD/ProY family transporter, with protein MRKEVISSKQLVSLIVLFELGTALVVPVGLESGHAVWLSILLALPGGVVLYLIYAHLYRQFPNLILSGLMQKILGKWIGWTISLLYVPFFMFSGSRNLAEAGYLLLAASYDKTPILIINAIMIVAVVYVLSKGIEVFARTAEIYFLVIVVIGVISNSIIIASGLMDFQNLFPLNIKDLKEALASAYPNIWMFPFGELMLVTTILPFLGKGQSARNSGLAALILSALLLSFTHAIEMSVLGEEIYQRTNFPLFTTISLVNVADFIQRLDAFVILDLIICIFFKVTVYCYAAMVVAADLFKVKEPRKLAVPVGVVMLLISLISTESYTRHLEEGRVVQQYILTTVCAVIPSILFVTHWIRKRFGLYRLK; from the coding sequence ATGAGAAAAGAAGTCATCAGTTCTAAACAATTAGTTTCCTTGATTGTCCTGTTTGAGCTGGGCACGGCGCTTGTAGTTCCAGTCGGCCTTGAAAGCGGACACGCCGTATGGTTGTCCATCCTGCTGGCCCTCCCTGGAGGTGTAGTATTATATTTGATTTATGCTCATTTGTACCGCCAATTTCCCAATCTGATCCTGAGCGGGTTAATGCAAAAGATTCTGGGCAAATGGATCGGCTGGACAATAAGTCTGCTGTACGTACCGTTCTTTATGTTTAGCGGCTCAAGAAATTTGGCGGAAGCGGGATATCTGCTGCTCGCGGCCTCATATGACAAGACACCCATCCTGATCATTAACGCAATTATGATTGTTGCTGTTGTGTATGTATTAAGCAAAGGAATAGAAGTGTTTGCCAGAACAGCGGAAATCTATTTCCTTGTGATTGTTGTGATCGGTGTAATCAGTAATTCAATTATTATTGCATCGGGACTTATGGATTTCCAAAATTTATTTCCTCTGAATATTAAGGACTTGAAGGAGGCCCTTGCTTCAGCGTATCCGAACATATGGATGTTTCCATTCGGGGAACTCATGTTAGTCACAACCATCCTGCCCTTTCTCGGAAAAGGTCAATCCGCCAGGAATTCAGGGCTTGCTGCCCTCATATTAAGCGCGCTGTTGTTGAGTTTTACGCATGCGATCGAAATGTCGGTGCTTGGAGAGGAGATATACCAAAGAACCAACTTCCCGTTGTTTACAACCATTTCACTCGTAAATGTGGCTGATTTTATCCAGAGATTGGATGCGTTTGTGATACTGGACTTGATCATCTGCATCTTTTTCAAAGTGACGGTTTACTGTTACGCCGCCATGGTCGTTGCTGCGGATCTGTTCAAGGTGAAGGAGCCCCGGAAATTGGCTGTACCTGTCGGAGTGGTCATGCTGTTGATCTCCCTCATCAGCACGGAGAGCTATACCAGACATCTGGAAGAAGGGAGAGTTGTACAACAATATATTTTAACTACTGTCTGCGCGGTCATTCCCTCCATCTTGTTTGTAACCCACTGGATACGCAAAAGATTCGGGCTTTACAGGTTGAAGTAG
- a CDS encoding aminoglycoside phosphotransferase family protein, whose protein sequence is MNEMSRIGQGRTADIFEHSDGRIIKLYKKDFPAEAIHQELRVSQLAYSLGIRTPEPFGPIELEGRNGLVFQRISGASLLALLTKKPWTVNKYAKLLANLHAEIHAFNAAELNRKQKKMLYENIRNAPLLTEQEKARIIRYTEVLPDGNRLCHGDFHPDNVMLDGSCRVLDWMTGVSGNPAGDVARSVILLSIGSMPDGTPAPIKVLAQFLRNKLKAAYLKEYLRITGHDHAAIEEWILPTAAARLTEGIPQEEKIKLVSIIRANLAAAT, encoded by the coding sequence ATGAATGAGATGAGCCGGATTGGGCAAGGGAGAACCGCCGATATTTTTGAACATTCTGATGGAAGAATAATCAAGCTTTATAAAAAGGATTTTCCTGCGGAGGCAATCCATCAGGAGCTCAGGGTCAGCCAGTTGGCTTATTCGCTGGGCATTCGAACTCCGGAGCCTTTTGGACCTATTGAACTGGAGGGCAGGAACGGATTGGTTTTCCAGCGCATTTCAGGCGCTTCTTTGCTTGCACTTCTCACGAAGAAACCTTGGACTGTCAATAAATATGCTAAGCTGCTGGCTAATCTGCACGCGGAAATCCATGCTTTTAATGCCGCTGAATTAAACCGGAAACAGAAGAAGATGCTCTATGAAAATATAAGGAACGCTCCGCTCCTTACCGAACAGGAGAAGGCCCGAATTATTCGTTACACGGAAGTGCTGCCTGACGGGAATCGGCTGTGCCACGGCGACTTTCATCCGGACAACGTGATGTTGGACGGAAGCTGCCGGGTCCTTGACTGGATGACGGGGGTGTCGGGAAATCCTGCCGGTGACGTCGCGAGATCGGTGATTTTGCTCAGCATAGGTTCGATGCCTGATGGCACACCGGCCCCCATCAAGGTATTGGCTCAATTCCTAAGAAACAAGCTGAAGGCAGCCTACCTTAAAGAGTACCTTCGCATAACCGGTCATGACCATGCAGCGATTGAGGAGTGGATATTGCCGACAGCCGCGGCCAGATTGACCGAAGGAATCCCGCAGGAGGAAAAAATCAAACTCGTATCGATCATTAGAGCAAACTTGGCTGCGGCGACCTAA